A genomic stretch from Setaria viridis chromosome 1, Setaria_viridis_v4.0, whole genome shotgun sequence includes:
- the LOC117845104 gene encoding pathogenesis-related protein PRB1-3, with product MRPPAPLLLCSLLCLHPLLATIPPASSSKAAPASYAAATGRQGEPQPPPYARNATVYEASAALCPGCGAWAESLEFLYYHNLVRLARWEVPLAWSPRMASYARWWAAQRRGDCALRHSFPEGQFALGENIFWGGAGGGAWRPGDAVQDWAAEGVDYSYAANACAPGRECGHYTQIVWRDTTSVGCARVVCDDGGVFMTCNYYPPGNVVGQRPY from the coding sequence ATGAGGCCACCCGCGCCCCTGCTGCTCTGCTCCCTCCTCTGCCTGCATCCACTACTCGCCACCATCCCTCCAGCGAGCTCCTCCAAGGCGGCTCCGGCgtcgtacgccgccgccaccggccgccagggcgagccgcagccgccgccgtacGCGCGCAATGCGACGGTGTACGAGGCCTCGGCGGCGCTGTGCCCGGGGTGCGGCGCGTGGGCGGAGTCGCTGGAGTTCCTGTACTACCACAACCTGGTGCGGCTGGCGCGGTGGGAGGTGCCGCTGGCATGGTCGCCGCGGATGGCGTCGTACGCGCGGTGGTGGGCGGCGCAGCGGCGCGGGGACTGCGCGCTGCGCCACTCGTTCCCGGAGGGCCAGTTCGCGCTCGGGGAGAACATCTTctggggcggcgccggcggcggggcgtggCGACCCGGGGACGCCGTCCAGGACTGGGCCGCCGAGGGCGTCGACTACTCCTACGCCGCCAACGCCTGCGCGCCGGGCAGGGAGTGCGGCCACTACACGCAGATCGTGTGGCGCGACACCACCTCCGTCGGCTGCGCCAGGGTCGTGTGCGACGACGGCGGGGTGTTCATGACCTGCAACTACTACCCGCCGGGCAACGTCGTCGGCCAGAGGCCCTACTAG
- the LOC117840748 gene encoding U-box domain-containing protein 35 has product MGKYSDGKDGETGGSYPLVAVCIDKDKNSQNALKYATETLAHKGQTIVLVHVNTKGTSGGVEDAAGYKQPTDPQMKDLFLPFRCFCTRKDIHCKDVVLDDHDVAKSIVEFAAHAAIEKLVVGATARGGFVRFKAEICSTISKTAPDFCTVYVVTKGGKVTSVRQAIRQAPAVSPLRTMIQGPKPEHAHAAAQKWAPPPPSSRGDVAGTPMMQDNPIMSPFARTTGLSAGSARKPFPEFSLPESSDISFIGSAPRRSTERYPPRLSNGSDGLDQHSFEARTPSRWGDSFGNDSTAHSQTSTSSWCSQPNDDMEAEMKRLRLELKQTMDMYSTACKEALSAKQKAMELQRWKVEEEQRSQETRLTEESAMALIEQEKAKARAAIEAAEAAQRLADLEAQKRIGAEMKALKEAEERLRSMGSGAGARESVRYRRYTIEEIELGTDHFNEARKVGEGGYGPVYKGHLDHTPVAIKVLRPDAAQGRSQFQQEVEVLSCIRHPNMVLLLGACPEYGCLVYEYMANGSLDDCLFHRGGGGGACGPVIPWQHRFRIAAEIATGLLFLHQTKPEPLVHRDLKPGNILLDRNYVSKISDVGLARLVPPSVADNVTQCHMTSAAGTFCYIDPEYQQTGMLGVKSDVYSLGVMLLQIVTARPPMGLTHHVGRALERGTFADLLDPAVHDWPMEEAHRFAEISLRCCELRRKDRPDLATVVLPELNRLRALGEDNMEYCNPMTGRGSGMHSSSGFHSGHYSQPRHDPASDPTLGRLHHSSHGSQSGMPTRRSNYN; this is encoded by the exons ATGGGCAAGTACAGCGACGGCAAGGACGGCGAGACCGGCGGCAGCTACCCGTTGGTGGCGGTGTGCATCGACAAGGACAAGAACAGCCAGAACGCGCTCAAGTACGCGACTGAGACGCTCGCCCACAAGGGCCAGACCATCGTCCTCGTCCATGTCAACACCAAGGGCACCTCAG GAGGGGTGGAGGACGCCGCCGGGTACAAGCAGCCGACGGACCCGCAGATGAAGGACCTCTTCCTCCCGTTCCGCTGCTTCTGCACCCGGAAAGAC ATCCACTGCAAGGACGTGGTGCTGGACGACCACGACGTGGCCAAGTCGATCGTCGAGTTCGCCGCGCACGCCGCCATCGAGAAGCTCGtcgtcggcgccaccgccagGGGCGGCTTCGTCAG GTTCAAGGCGGAAATCTGCAGCACTATCTCAAAGACGGCGCCGGACTTCTGCACCGTGTACGTCGTCACCAAGGGCGGCAAGGTGACCTCGGTGAGGCAGGCCATCCGCCAGGCGCCGGCCGTCTCGCCGCTGCGCACCATGATCCAGGGGCCCAAGCCCGAACACGCGCACGCGGCCGCGCAGAaatgggcgccgccgcctccatcctcaaGAG GTGATGTAGCCGGGACGCCAATGATGCAAGACAATCCCATCAT GTCGCCGTTCGCGAGGACGACAGGACTGAGCGCGGGGTCAGCGCGGAAGCCTTTCCCGGAGTTCTCGCTGCCGGAGTCGTCGGACATCTCGTTCATCGGCTCCGCCCCGCGCCGGAGCACGGAGCGGTACCCGCCACGGCTGTCGAACGGGTCGGACGGCCTCGACCAGCACAGCTTCGAGGCGCGCACGCCCAGCCGGTGGGGCGACTCCTTCGGCAACGACAGCACGGCGCACTCCCAGACCAGCACCTCCTCATGGTGCTCCCAGCCCAATGACGACATGGAGGCGGAGATGAAGCGGCTTCGGCTGGAGCTGAAGCAGACCATGGACATGTACAGCACGGCGTGCAAGGAGGCGCTGAGCGCGAAGCAGAAGGCGATGGAGCTGCAGCGGtggaaggtggaggaggagcagcggtcGCAGGAGACGCGGCTGACGGAGGAATCGGCCATGGCGCTGATCGAGCAGGAGAAGGCCAAGGCGAGGGCGGCCATcgaggcggccgaggcggcgcagCGGCTGGCGGACCTCGAGGCCCAGAAGAGGATCGGCGCGGAGATGAAGGCGCTGAAGGAGGCCGAGGAGCGGCTCCGTTCCATGggctccggcgccggggccCGCGAGTCCGTCCGCTACCGCAGGTACACCATCGAGGAAATCGAGCTCGGGACCGACCACTTCAACGAGGCCCGCAAGGTCGGCGAGGGCGGGTACGGCCCCGTGTACAAGGGCCACCTCGACCACACCCCCGTCGCCATCAAGGTGCTCCGCCCCGACGCGGCGCAGGGCCGGTCCCAGTTccagcaggaggtggaggtgctcAGCTGCATCCGCCACCCCAACATggtgctcctcctcggcgccTGCCCCGAGTACGGCTGCCTCGTCTACGAGTACATGGCCAACGGCAGCCTGGACGACTGCCTCttccaccgcggcggcggcggcggcgcctgcgggCCGGTGATCCCGTGGCAGCACCGGTTCCGCATCGCGGCGGAGATCGCGACGGGCCTGCTGTTCCTGCACCAGACCAAGCCGGAGCCCCTGGTGCACCGGGACCTCAAGCCCGGAAACATCCTCCTGGACCGCAACTACGTGAGCAAGATCAGCGACGTCGGGCTGGCGCGGCTTGTCCCCCCTTCCGTGGCCGACAACGTGACGCAGTGCCACAtgacctccgccgccggcaccttCTGCTACATCGACCCGGAGTACCAGCAGACGGGGATGCTGGGGGTCAAGTCCGACGTCTACTCGCTGGGGGTGATGCTGCTGCAGATCGTCACGGCGCGGCCACCCATGGGGCTCACGCACCACGTGGGGCGCGCCCTGGAGCGCGGCACCTTCGCCGACCTCCTCGACCCGGCCGTCCATGACTGGCCCATGGAGGAGGCGCACCGCTTCGCCGAGATCTCGCTCCGCTGCTGCGAGCTCCGCCGCAAGGACCGGCCAGACCTCGCCACCGTCGTGCTCCCAGAGCTGAACCGCCTCCGCGCGCTCGGCGAGGACAACATGGAGTACTGCAACCCAATGACCGGACGCGGCAGCGGCATGCACAGCTCCTCCGGCTTCCACAGCGGCCACTACTCCCAGCCACGACAC GATCCGGCGAGTGATCCGACGCTAGGGAGGTTGCACCACAGCTCCCACGGGAGCCAGTCCGGCATGCCTACAAGGAGGTCCAACTACAACTGA
- the LOC117840757 gene encoding LOW QUALITY PROTEIN: uncharacterized protein (The sequence of the model RefSeq protein was modified relative to this genomic sequence to represent the inferred CDS: substituted 1 base at 1 genomic stop codon): protein MPASSRFYTSATCSPVSASSRSPPHRRRYASLMGQSPSAPPGRNRSRSSSRWPQPGLGLDLGVFLGRKPRPGDERLDLANWMRCFLSQRLPPPTAEAEADAEGKAAGSREEDEIGGEEADHLVVMVNGLYGSSADWKFAAEQFVKRLPGKVFVHRSQSNHSKLTYDGVDLMGERLAEEVRQVVQRRRNLKKISFVAHSLGGLVTRYAIGKLYEPATNETSSLDTDKLSDEQETPGAGKIAGLEPINFITSATPHLGSRWNKQLPFLFGVPVLERTAAGTAHFIVGRTGTHLFLTDRDDGKPPLLVRMVEDCDDGKFMSALRSFKRRVAYANVTYDHIVGWRTSXIRRQHELPKLKLTAKDEKYPHVINVDNGNSEDHQQEESVEGSLADSLEERMIRGLTQVSWERVDVCFHKSWLKYNAHHNIQVRIHPVNSDGEDVIYHMIDNFLV, encoded by the exons ATGCCCGCGTCTTCCAGATTCTACACTTCCGCCACGTGCTCCCcggtctccgcctcctcccgttcccctcctcaccgccgccgctacgCCTCCCTCATGGGCCAGTCTCCGAGCGCGCCCCCGGGGCGCAACCGGAGCCGGAGCAGCTCGCGGTGGCCGCAGCCCGGGCTCGGGCTCGACCTAGGAGTCTTTCTCGGGCGCAAGCCGCGGCCGGGGGACGAGAGGCTGGACCTCGCGAACTGGATGCGATGCTTCCTGTCGCAGCGTCTACCGCCTCCGacagcggaggcggaggccgacgCCGAGGGGAAAGCCGCTGGGAGCCGCGAGGAAGACGAGATCGGTGGCGAGGAGGCGGACCACCTCGTCGTCATGGTAAACGGGCTCTACGGGAG TTCGGCGGACTGGAAATTTGCAGCGGAGCAGTTCGTGAAGAGGTTGCCTGGGAAAGTCTTTGTGCATC GTAGTCAGAGCAATCATTCAAAATTAACATATGATGGAGTTGATTTGATGGGCGAAAGGCTAGCTGAGGAG GTTCGACAAGTTGTTCAGAGAAGAAGAAACTTGAAGAAGATATCTTTTGTTGCTCATTCGCTTGGCGGTTTAGTAACAAGATATGCAATCGGAAAACTTTATGAACCTGCCACGAATGAAACCTCTTCTCTTGATACTGATAAGCTCTCTGATGAACAAGAAACACCTGGTGCTGGTAAAATAGCTGGTTTAGAACCAATCAATTTTATTACGTCTGCTACACCACACTTGGGCTCAAGATGGAATAAACAA CTTCCCTTTCTTTTCGGTGTCCCAGTTTTGGAGAGAACTGCTGCAGGAACTGCACATTTTATAGTTGGGAGAACAGGTACACATTTATTCCTTACAGACAGGGATGATGGGAAGCCTCCACTTCTGGTCCGTATGGTTGAAGACTGTGATGATGGGAAATTCAT GTCTGCTTTGCGCTCTTTTAAGCGTCGTGTTGCCTATGCTAATGTAACATATGATC ATATAGTTGGTTGGAGAACATCGTGAATTCGGCGTCAGCATGAATTACCAAAA CTTAAGTTAACAGCAAAGGATGAAAAGTATCCTCATGTTATTAATGTCGACAACGGAAATTCAGAGGATCATCAGCAAGAGGAGTCTGTAGAAGGTTCGCTGGCAGATAGCTTAGAAG AGAGGATGATCCGTGGCCTTACACAAGTTAGCTGGGAACGCGTGGATGTATGCTTTCATAAAAGCTGGCTAAAATACAACGCCCATCATAACATCCAG GTTAGGATTCATCCAGTTAATTCGGATGGGGAAGATGTCATATACCATATGATAGATAATTTTCTAGTCTAG
- the LOC117843831 gene encoding pathogenesis-related protein PR-1 codes for MARVPPTTSPPPPSMYLYAIARPRPTGGSGSTIPSSASPPMASSSSSCHKGRRLAAGIALLLLLLAGNAAAYPGGGGDLRYQFLSQQNAARASMGLPPLVWDERVASYARWYAQSRRGDCALVHSSGPYGENLFWGSGTGWAPAQAVGAWLSERPRYDYWSNSCYGGMCGHYTQIMWRSTRRVGCAMVTCYNGRGTFITCNYDPPGNYVGVRPY; via the coding sequence ATGGCTCGTGTCCCCCCAAcaacatctcctcctcctccctccatgTATTTATATGCAATCGCCCGGCCACGACCCACTGGCGGTAGTGGCAGTACAATCCCCAGCTCAGCATCGCCTcccatggcctcctcctcctccagttgTCACAAAGGCCGCCGCCTTGCCGCCGGCAttgcgctcctcctcctcctcctcgccggcaatgccgccgcctaccccggcggcggcggtgacctgAGGTACCAGTTCCTGTCGCAGCAGAACGCGGCGCGGGCGTCGATGGGCCTGCCGCCGCTGGTGTGGGACGAGCGCGTGGCGTCGTACGCGCGGTGGTACGCGCAGTCCCGGCGCGGCGACTGCGCGCTGGTGCACTCGTCGGGGCCCTACGGCGAGAACCTCTTCTGGGGCAGCGGCACCGGGTGGGCGCCCGCGCAGGCGGTCGGCGCCTGGCTCTCCGAGCGCCCCCGCTACGACTACTGGAGCAACAGCTGCTACGGCGGCATGTGCGGCCACTACACGCAGATCATGTGGCGGAGCACGCGGCGGGTGGGCTGCGCCATGGTCACCTGCTACAACGGCCGGGGAACCTTCATCACCTGCAACTACGACCCGCCGGGGAACTACGTCGGCGTGCGCCCGTACTGA
- the LOC117856774 gene encoding pathogenesis-related protein PRB1-3, giving the protein MECSSRTSSRLSWCLVLVGVVLLASSPGSAAAPRRLLQTCVGQDFDVPHAHLRAKNNVRPLKYTQELSDRAAAWVAQFKDNCAAAAPAAGINVFLGPAGATWLPSDAVAAWAEEEQHFDYGSNTCADGKGCGRYTQMVWRNSKEFGCATVDCASGETLMACHYEPQGNVMGQKPF; this is encoded by the coding sequence ATGGAGTGCAGCTCAAGAACCAGCAGCAGGCTCTCGTGGTGCCTCGTCCTGGTCGGCGTCGTCCTGCTGGCCTCCTCcccgggctcggcggcggcgcctcgccgGCTGCTCCAGACCTGCGTCGGGCAGGACTTCGACGTGCCCCACGCGCACCTCCGCGCCAAGAACAACGTGCGGCCGCTCAAGTACACGCAGGAGCTCTCGgaccgggcggcggcgtgggtggcCCAGTTCAAGGACaactgcgcggcggcggcgccggcggccggcatcAACGTGTTCCTGGGCCCCGCGGGTGCCACCTGGCTGCCGAGcgacgcggtggcggcgtgggcggaggaggagcagcactTCGACTACGGCTCCAACACCTGCGCCGACGGCAAGGGATGCGGCCGCTACACGCAGATGGTGTGGCGGAACAGCAAGGAATTCGGCTGCGCCACCGTCGACTGCGCCTCCGGGGAGACGCTCATGGCATGCCACTACGAGCCGCAGGGCAACGTCATGGGGCAGAAGCCCTTCTGA